A window of Synergistaceae bacterium contains these coding sequences:
- a CDS encoding cell division protein SepF, which yields MLDRVMSLLGLVDRSIDEEASAESAELEAREERVLQPLSESAAIIVARGAEGIRRKEDLVQELRRGRMVLVDLRGLERETGQSLLDFLCGAAFANRGTVIRAAGGVFIAAPRKSMIEEWEEEDGA from the coding sequence GTGCTGGACAGGGTGATGTCGCTTTTGGGGCTTGTGGACAGATCGATCGACGAAGAGGCCTCCGCCGAGTCCGCCGAGCTTGAGGCGAGGGAGGAACGTGTCCTCCAGCCTCTCTCGGAGAGCGCGGCCATTATTGTCGCCAGGGGCGCCGAGGGCATCCGCCGGAAGGAGGACCTCGTCCAGGAGCTTCGCAGGGGCAGGATGGTTCTGGTCGACCTAAGGGGCCTCGAGCGGGAGACAGGCCAGAGCCTGCTCGACTTTCTCTGCGGAGCGGCCTTCGCCAACAGGGGTACTGTCATTCGCGCAGCGGGGGGGGTCTTCATCGCGGCGCCTAGGAAGAGCATGATTGAGGAATGGGAGGAGGAGGACGGTGCCTGA
- a CDS encoding DivIVA domain-containing protein yields the protein MPDLLTARDIESKRFSRAVRGYSATEVDRFLDRVAEDIQKYCIQYADLERYAARLEDKIREHEELKETLSGTLLMAQKTADAKAEAAETEAKNIIETAKSKAERLYLEAEARKERTKKEIDHFLKLRQEFKADFKALLSRFASLIEMDTIYEDEEAATEEALPS from the coding sequence GTGCCTGATCTGCTGACAGCTCGCGACATCGAAAGCAAGCGGTTCTCCAGGGCGGTTAGAGGCTACTCCGCCACGGAGGTGGACAGGTTTTTGGACCGGGTGGCGGAGGACATCCAGAAGTACTGCATTCAGTACGCCGATCTCGAGCGCTACGCGGCGCGCCTGGAGGACAAGATCCGGGAGCATGAGGAGCTCAAGGAGACTCTCTCGGGCACTCTGCTGATGGCTCAGAAGACAGCTGACGCCAAGGCCGAGGCCGCCGAGACGGAGGCGAAAAACATCATAGAGACGGCCAAGTCGAAGGCCGAGCGCCTCTACCTCGAGGCGGAGGCGCGAAAGGAGCGCACGAAGAAGGAGATCGACCACTTCCTCAAGCTCAGGCAGGAGTTCAAAGCCGACTTCAAGGCACTTTTATCCCGTTTCGCCTCGCTTATAGAGATGGACACGATATACGAGGACGAGGAGGCCGCGACGGAGGAAGCGCTTCCCAGTTGA